A region from the Nematostella vectensis chromosome 13, jaNemVect1.1, whole genome shotgun sequence genome encodes:
- the LOC5518540 gene encoding ATP-dependent rRNA helicase RRP3, with the protein MATTVVRFRGFELLARNHRLLLTRWKSFGDLGLHENLVARLRALKIQYPSEIQTKALPIVSVGGNTVINAETGSGKTLCYLLPIVNRLLTNPSISRTSPYALILLPTVELCHQVDEVLKSIAGPDITSCVVHHDSRLHVNHPIIMAIPGALLSYRMQSLDPVKVVVTDEADFLTTSGGKDVWRVLNYMKYGEHRKMKKKNYAVTKRLDKRKREGLTDRQFVFVAATLPSRGKKASYNVLKHWLPNCQMINSEIAHQKLPTVDFEYRRVENDSKLNELLVCLDSLLRDSLEHENEMEDQKKNTNRKLRVLVFANTAKHASKACAFLTGTEIKEEKEVIEAQLPESYNSRTIKDGLEYIKVPSSGGHTSETSNSDNSKRISDTNVINLYKEICAELHGHVPLHQRVLSLEKFKNGEIQVLICTDIASRGLDIPNVTHVIQLDFATDAAQMLHRVGRTARAGSHGKVVNFITKDDEELVNALRACDNNSNEKTYENIFSRNRMFRRRLLARNLTKA; encoded by the exons ATGGCGACTACAGTTGTAAGATTTCGCGGGTTTGAACTTCTCGCAAGAAATCATAGACTCCTACTTACCCGATGGAAGTCGTTCGGGGATTTAGGTTTGCATGAAAACTTAGTGGCAAGGCTCCGCGCTTTAAAAATCCAATATCCATCAGAAATACAAACAAAG GCATTACCAATCGTTTCCGTTGGGGGAAACACTGTTATTAATGCAGAGACAGGCAGTGGAAAAACTCTAT GTTATCTACTACCCATTGTCAATAGATTGCTAACCAATCCAAGCATCTCAAGGACTTCCCCATATGCACTGATACTCCTGCCGACTGTGGAACTTTGTCATCAG GTAGATGAGGTACTGAAGAGTATTGCTGGACCAGACATCACCTCCTGTGTCGTACATCATGACTCAAGATTACACGTCAATCATCCCATCATCATGGCTATCCCAGGAGCCCTGCTTAGTTACCGTATGCAAAGTCTAGACCCTGTTAAGGTTGTTGTAACAGATGAAGCAGACTTTCTCACAACAAGTGGAGGGAAAGATGTGTGGAGAGTGCTTAATTATATGAAATATGGAGAACATAGAaagatgaagaagaagaacTATGCTGTCACAAAAAGACTAGATAAACGTAAACGTGAAGGGCTAACAGATAGACAATTCGTATTTGTTGCTGCAACTTTGCCATCAAGGGGCAAAAAGGCAAGCTACAATGTCTTAAAGCATTGGCTCCCCAATTGTCAAATGATTAACTCAGAGATTGCTCACCAGAAACTTCCAACTGTTGATTTTGAATATCGAAGGGTTGAAAATGATTCAAAGCTTAACGAGCTTTTAGTGTGCCTTGATTCTTTGCTGAGGGATTCGTTGGAACATGAAAATGAGATGGAAGATcagaagaaaaatacaaatcgaAAGCTGCGGGTTCTGGTTTTTGCGAATACAGCTAAGCATGCTTCTAAGGCATGTGCCTTTTTAACTGGGACTGAgattaaagaagaaaaagaggtCATTGAAGCTCAGCTTCCAGAGTCTTATAACTCGAGGACCATCAAGGATGGGTTAGAATATATTAAGGTCCCTTCAAGCGGTGGCCACACATCGGAAACATCAAACTCTGACAATTCAAAGCGAATTAGTGATACAAATGTCATAAACTTATACAAAGAAATATGCGCTGAGCTACATGGACACGTGCCATTGCATCAGAGAGTCCTCTCACTGGAAAAGTTTAAAAACGGTGAAATTCAGGTTCTCATATGCACAGATATCGCGTCACGTGGTCTCGATATACCGAATGTGACTCACGTGATTCAGTTGGACTTTGCCACCGACGCTGCGCAGATGCTTCATCGAGTTGGACGCACTGCACGCGCAGGGTCTCATGGGAAAG TTGTCAACTTCATAACGAAGGATGATGAAGAGTTGGTGAATGCTCTCCGAGCGTGTGATAACAACTCGAATGAAAAAACTTACGAAAACATATTTAGTCGGAATAGGATGTTCCGACGTCGATTGCTGGCGCGCAACTTGACGAAGGCATAA
- the LOC5518541 gene encoding eukaryotic translation initiation factor 2-alpha kinase 1: MALPGLNSASRWTRSKIELPRKLPTRLTDFDDHDVTSTVTPKDARNSVQALEGRVPNYLLLVSLLEHLCSLYENDPEKSQQIFSVLCQQLAKMEVMPSFSFLEEFSVIRAKYKKAFSDLMQAAVQEIGTDFEGIQHPHPDRPISSFTGNLQFGSSKRSFGKMRDLLPGGTSRYKDEFVEMGRLGKGGFGSVLKVKNKLDGREYAVKKVLLKETDPGLCLKILREVKVLARLNHVNVVGYHSAWLEYVTTQNSSALPRVATQPVSLKELDEISSRSGAYRVGETSHSNSIIFENSSQSGRDASNSSIIFSVGEEDGFTARRQSTPVDSLRMRKIPSTSFLKNSISSSRNSIAPYPYSQSGTKGYQSSQSGVRKSASSNSLVSLSGNDKSESPSTQVAGKKTLGMMLFIQMQLCTTTLCDWLQSRNFKGGNVDTVASMAIFRQIVEGVRYIHSQGLMHRDLKPRNIFLQSLTRRDEQTTAPLQVKIGDFGLARKDAVLYPDTSSPLASLIEPLSHHNPFLPAPGLSTKDAPTCGVGTCTYAAPEQLRNTDYANKADMYSLGIILFELYWPFGTEMERVTSIKNLRQGNLSKAFSHRWPAESELILLLVATNPADRPSAEVVLTMDFVKDKSEVSQQLSEQLEMQSKEIDELKNVIIEKDLELEAQGSENEKLQQELAERNELIRRLMTRRQCHACGQGIDMEGDWDGC; encoded by the exons ATGGCGCTCCCGGGGTTGAATTCGGCTTCTAGGTGGACTCGTTCTAAAATCGAACTGCCACGAAAACTTCCAACGCGACTGACAGATTTCGACG ATCATGATGTGACAAGTACAGTGACACCTAAAGATGCTCGCAACAGTGTCCAGGCATTGGAGGGGCGTGTCCCTAATTATCTACTGCTGGTGTCTCTATTAGAACACCTCTGCTCCCTCTACGAGAATGATCCAGAGAAAAGCCAGCAAATATTTAGTG TTCTGTGTCAACAGTTAGCTAAAATGGAG GTAATGCCATCCTTTTCATTCTTGGAAGAGTTCAGCGTCATCAGAGCCAAATACAAAAAGGCCTTCAGTGACCTCATGCAGGCTGCTGTACAAGAGATCGGCACAGACTTCGAG GGTATTCAGCATCCACATCCAGATAGACCAATATCTAGCTTTACAGGGAATCTGCAGTTTGGCTCTTCTAAAAG ATCTTTTGGCAAGATGAGAGATCTACTGCCTGGTGGTACCTCAAGATACAAGGATGAGTTTGTGGAGATGGGACGTCTCGGAAAAGGGGGATTTGGTAGCGTACTTAAG GTAAAAAACAAATTGGATGGTCGTGAATATGCAGTGAAGAAGGTTCTTCTCAAGGAGACGGATCCAGGGCTTTGTCTCAAG ATCCTGCGTGAGGTTAAGGTGCTGGCAAGACTGAACCATGTGAATGTTGTTGGTTATCACTCTGCCTGGTTGGAGTATGTAACAACACAGAATTCATCTGCTCTACCAA GAGTTGCCACTCAGCCTGTTAGTTTGAAGGAACTAGATGAAATCTCGTCAAGAAGTGGTGCCTACAG AGTTGGAGAGACGAGCCACAGTAACAGCATTATATTCGAGAACTCATCTCAGAGTGGAAGAGATGCTTCCAACAGCAGCATCATATTTTCTGTTGGAGAAGAAGATGGCTTTACAGCCAGACGGCAGTCTACCCCTGTCG ataGTTTACGAATGCGCAAAATCCCATCGACTTCATTCCTCAAGAATAGTATCAGCTCCAGTCGCAATAGTATCGCTCCATACCCTTACAGCCAATCAGGAACTAAAGGGTATCAATCCAGCCAATCAGGTGTCAGGAAATCAGCCTCGAGTAACAGCCTGGTTTCTTTGTCTGGGAACGACAAAAGCGAGTCTCCGAGCACGCAAGTGGCTGGAAAAAAG ACTTTGGGGATGATGCTTTTTATTCAGATGCAATTGTGTACGACCACACTTTGTGACTGGCTCCAGTCCAGAAACTTTAAAG GTGGTAATGTTGATACTGTTGCAAGCATGGCCATATTCAGACAAATTGTGGAAGGCGTCCGCTATATACACTCCCAGGGGCTTATGCACAGGGATCTTAAA CCGCGCAACATCTTTCTGCAAAGTCTTACGCGCCGTGATGAACAAACCACTGCGCCTCTTCAGGTCAAGATTGGGGACTTTGGACTGGCAAGGAAGGACGCAGTGCTCTACCCCGACACTAGCAGTCCGCTGGCCAGCCTTATAGAACCGCTTTCTCACCACAACCCCTTCTTGCCAG CTCCAGGGCTTTCGACAAAAGATGCCCCCACCTGTGGGGTGGGAACTTGCACTTACGCGGCTCCCGAGCAGCTACGAAACACCGACTACGCCAATAAG GCAGACATGTACAGTCTTGGTATAATACTGTTCGAGTTGTACTGGCCGTTTGGCACTGAAATGGAGCGAGTTACGTCTATCAAGAACTTAAGACAGGGAAACCTATCCAAAGCGTTCAGCCATAGATGGCCGGCTGAG AGTGAGTTGATACTCCTGTTGGTGGCTACCAACCCCGCTGATCGTCCAAGCGCTGAAGTCGTCCTCACGATGGATTTCGTCAAAGACAAGAGCGAG GTCTCACAGCAGCTCAGCGAGCAGCTGGAAATGCAATCCAAAGAAATCGACGAGCTGAAGAACGTGATTATCGAGAAAGATCTAGAACTCGAGGCGCAGGGCAGCGAGAACGAGAAACTGCAGCAAGAGCTTGCGGAGCGTAACGAACTGATCCGCCGTCTGATGACCAGAAGGCAGTGCCACGCGTGCGGTCAGGGCATAGATATGGAGGGGGACTGGGACGGGTGTTAG
- the LOC5518539 gene encoding adenosine receptor A1, with protein MYNVSSNVSSSNNPNFVPNPDSLEYVFQSVILAVVCPFNAISNIATFLVIIRSEKLREHSGNFFVASLALLDGVPISIVIAFRLAFIHDFYGAVKVCAFSATLLVTTIYCIILHLMLLSCDRFIFMFFPLRYSSIVTPTRSLIALVPAWLLPFFSMTVIPQFNSDIKKGSTFRNSLVGCPVSWNTQDSSPALYAHHLFNTVWFLAVPFAVMLVVHALVAKLSFKQANKVYPGSHLSRASPNFTSAVLSVKRRIKALKWAKTIAIMICSFLLTYLPAFTCSLVAAHRGTSLLPRQAKNILLLLVFLNSPLNFIIYSLRSKVFTGELEKSLSALLWCLPEHHRMTMFSRRDDREFRSSFERPKRGTICLAQTSTTLMRSDEATYISSLQTPREVGRRYSNIF; from the exons ATGTATAACGTTTCAAGCAACGTTTCATCTAGTAATAACCCCAATTTTGTACCTAACCCAGATTCACTGGAATACGTCTTTCAAAGTGTCATCTTAGCCGTAGTCTGCCCTTTTAACGCTATATCGAATATTGCAACCTTTCTGGTGATCATCCGGAGCGAGAAACTTCGAGAACATTCTGGTAATTTCTTCGTCGCCAGTCTTGCGTTATTGGACGGTGTTCCCATATCTATAGTGATTGCATTTCGCCTTGCGTTCATTCATGACTTCTACGGTGCTGTGAAGGTGTGTGCGTTCAGCGCCACTCTCCTTGTCACCACCATTTACTGTATCATCTTGCACCTGATGCTTCTGAGCTGCGATCGCTTCATCTTTATGTTCTTCCCTCTACGCTACTCCAGCATCGTGACCCCCACGCGAAGTCTGATAGCTTTAGTACCAGCATGGCTCCTACCATTCTTCTCGATGACTGTCATCCCCCAGTTTAACAGTGATATTAAAAAGGGCTCTACGTTTAGAAATAGTCTCGTCGGCTGCCCTGTCAGCTGGAATACGCAGGATTCGTCTCCGGCTCTCTACGCGCATCACCTCTTCAACACCGTATGGTTCCTGGCCGTGCCTTTTGCGGTGATGTTGGTGGTTCATGCCCTGGTTGCCAAGCTCTCGTTTAAGCAAGCCAACAAGGTTTACCCCGGTAGTCATCTAAGCAGAGCCAGTCCAAATTTCACCAGCGCGGTCTTGTCAGTCAAAAGGAGAATAAAAGCGTTGAAATGGGCCAAGACAATCG CTATTATGATTTGCTCGTTTCTGCTGACGTATCTTCCCGCCTTCACGTGCTCGCTGGTCGCTGCTCATCGCGGGACCTCTCTTCTTCCGCGTCAAGCCAAGAACATTTTGCTTCTTCTCGTGTTTCTCAACAGTCCTCTGAACTTCATCATCTACTCTCTTCGCTCCAAGGTGTTCACTGGAGAACTGGAGAAATCCCTAAGTGCGCTTCTCTGGTGCCTCCCAGAACACCACAGGATGACCATGTTCTCAAGACGAGACGATAGAGAGTTCAGAAGCTCGTTCGAGAGACCAAAGAGGGGTACTATTTGCTTAGCGCAAACGTCCACAACTCTGATGAGGTCCGATGAGGCGACTTATATCTCTAGCCTTCAAACTCCTAGGGAAGTGGGCAGAAGGTACTCAAACATTTTTTGA
- the LOC5518542 gene encoding uncharacterized protein LOC5518542: MSSKRSMSSVVHCLTRIRKMRARNNLEVPREQLNAILYPMYMVTSFIGHKNKRHPWFGRFGLVLWITSLCVHFALDFYEAKHIFGTAWATAIGVFFVSFTSGTYVIIKDLIPWIEDGLEILYVDGNFTETLEKVKRVAKKLPIIVPVGALFGMSGQYICYYIDGAIQLELKETWAYVTLNVLRVVSLFHILFGYILILVLLLYVMYFTGLSMNEFRVGIEGEFKEKHVRLTFREAVQIFEHRSAFIRRSSNACLYMLVNLVLTTALSFAINAYNFLFLDRKAVYLWFALVPMIWSVTPLTVAAWATETYHSYVTTVVKSWGEHPESDESESEGEEMDEYHEAMKKLKVNRSRSVLIASTNLLKSLKRKRLILKKDRRLSLVAQRRESLVENQLPGQTSPNNFLTVSDSLQRLNEELDSRSPPTLHSNNNSSESLPSNTPLKESPRKSKFNFKSYVMYLQGLIHETGFSIGGIILTWEKVSSLAILLVSVLAVFIQEILFGSRKSTLLT; encoded by the exons ATGTCTTCCAAACGAAGCATGAGCTCCGTGGTTCATTGCTTAACTCGCATACGGAAAATGAGAGCACGGAATAACCTAGAAGTACCGAGGGAACAGCTAAACGCGATTCTCTACCCAATGTACATGGTCACCTCTTTTATAGGACACAAAAACAAGCGACATCCGTGGTTTGGTCGCTTTGGCCTTGTTTTATGGATAACGAGTCTCTGTGTTCACTTTGCGTTGGATTTCTACGAGGCAAAACACATATTCGGAACGGCATGGGCAACAGCTATAGGGGTCTTTTTTGTTTCGTTTACATCAGGAACTTATGTTATCATCAAAGATTTGATTCCATGGATTGAAGACGGACTCGAAATACTCTACGTTGATGGGAACTTTACAGAAACGCTGGAGAAAGTCAAGCGAGTTGCTAAG AAGTTACCCATCATTGTCCCAGTTGGTGCTTTATTTGGGATGTCGGGCCAATATATCTGCTACTATATCGATGGTGCCATACAGCTGGAGTTGAAAGAGACATGGGCATATGTGACATTGAATGTGTTGCGTGTTGTTAGCTTGTTCCACATCCTGTTTGGTTATATACTCATCCTTGTTCTCCTGCTTTATGTCATGTACTTTACTGGCCTCTCCATGAATGAGTTTAGAG TTGGAATAGAAGGCGagtttaaagaaaaacatgttcGTCTAACGTTTCGCGAAGCGGTGCAGATATTTGAGCATCGCTCGGCATTTATCAGACGCTCTTCGAATGCTTGTCTG TACATGCTGGTGAACCTCGTGCTAACCACTGCTCTATCGTTCGCCATCAATGCCTACAATTTTCTATTTCTTGACCGCAAGGCGGTCTACCTGTGGTTTGCACTAGTTCCAATGATCTGGAGTGTTACACCGCTGACCGTCGCTGCTTGGGCGACAGAAACATATCACAGCTACGTCACCACGGTCGTAAAGAGCTGGGGCGAGCATCCCGAATCAGATGAGAGCGAATCAGAAGGCGAGGAAATGGACGAGTATCACGAGGCAATGAAGAAACTCAAAGTGAACCGCTCTAGAAGTGTGCTCATAGCAAGCACAAACTTACTCAAATCTTTGAAACGAAAAAGGTTGATCCTCAAAAAAGACAGAAGGCTTTCGTTAGTCGCTCAGAGACGAGAGTCTTTGGTGGAGAACCAATTACCCGGACAAACAAGCCCTAATAATTTCCTCACAGTTTCTGATTCTCTTCAAAGGCTGAACGAAGAGCTCGATTCTCGTTCACCTCCTACACTTCAtagtaacaacaacagcagcgaGAGTTTACCCTCTAACACACCCCTTAAGGAATCTCCACGTAAATCCAAGTTTAACTTCAAGTCATACGTCATGTATTTACAAGGACTTATACACGAGACTGGGTTTTCTATTGGAGGGATCATCTTGACGTGGGAAAAGGTATCGAGTTTGGCCATTTTACTGGTATCCGTACTTGCTGTTTTTATACAGGAGATCTTGTTTGGCAGCAGGAAAAGTACTTTGTTGACGTAA